In a genomic window of Nitrospirota bacterium:
- a CDS encoding SUMF1/EgtB/PvdO family nonheme iron enzyme, with protein sequence MNQLGTAAPLSLFLSLFLAISDQPSALSSPLPDDMALVPAGEFLMGSPAGSDGLPDEQPQRLVYTGAFRIDRYEATNDAYARFVQATGHRAPANANPASTLWENNVPISGIGSHPVVNVSWEDAVAYCAWLGKRLPTEAEWEKAARGIDGRYPWGNEWDFTKANSASYWAGRTIDFQSGADWDGFWIKGGGAKISREKGIKGEVLTMPVGSFPESVSPYGLHDMAGNVAEWVQDWYNPNYYKEAPLSDPQGPLRGAIKAMRGGSWLKPAISLRTSDRDWGTMDSRPSGTGFRCAKDAY encoded by the coding sequence GTGAATCAGCTCGGTACCGCTGCACCACTCTCACTTTTCTTGTCCCTCTTTCTAGCCATCAGCGATCAGCCATCAGCTCTCAGCTCACCTCTGCCGGACGACATGGCGCTGGTTCCTGCAGGAGAATTCCTGATGGGGAGCCCGGCCGGCAGCGACGGCCTTCCCGACGAACAGCCACAACGTCTCGTCTACACCGGAGCCTTTCGGATCGACCGCTACGAAGCCACGAACGATGCCTATGCGCGATTTGTCCAGGCGACCGGGCATCGCGCGCCGGCGAACGCGAACCCTGCCTCCACATTGTGGGAGAACAATGTACCGATCTCCGGCATCGGCTCCCATCCGGTCGTCAATGTCAGTTGGGAAGATGCCGTGGCCTACTGCGCCTGGCTGGGCAAACGTCTGCCGACCGAGGCGGAATGGGAAAAGGCTGCCCGCGGTATCGATGGCCGCTACCCCTGGGGAAACGAATGGGACTTCACGAAGGCCAACAGCGCCAGCTATTGGGCGGGAAGAACCATTGACTTCCAAAGCGGAGCCGACTGGGATGGTTTCTGGATTAAGGGTGGAGGCGCGAAGATTTCAAGAGAGAAGGGCATAAAGGGAGAAGTGCTCACGATGCCGGTTGGAAGCTTTCCCGAATCGGTGAGCCCCTATGGCCTCCACGACATGGCAGGCAACGTCGCGGAATGGGTACAGGATTGGTATAATCCGAACTACTACAAAGAAGCTCCCCTCTCAGACCCTCAAGGACCTCTACGCGGCGCGATCAAGGCGATGCGCGGCGGCTCCTGGCTCAAGCCTGCCATCAGTCTCCGCACGAGCGACCGCGACTGGGGCACGATGGATAGTCGTCCAAGCGGGACTGGCTTTCGCTGTGCCAAAGACGCGTATTAG
- a CDS encoding type I secretion system permease/ATPase codes for MQADIARLPPSPSDSAPPSAAAGVTDTGLICLLILARFYDLPADGSQLRHQFAQSNQLISDTELLRAAKHIGLKAGVLKSRWAKLPGTPFPAIAKRTDGRYVVLAKIEGDKALVQDPVEARPLVLSREQFESAWTGELLLFTKRANLRLQDLKFDFTWFIPALVKYRKFLGEVLVASFFLQLFALLTPLFTQVVIDKVLVHKGFTTLYVLAVGMIALALFDAVLGGLRTYLFSHTTNRIDVGLGAQLFRHVLALPLAYFEARRVGDTVARVRELEHIRQFLTSHSVTVVLDLFFTVVFLAVMWFYSPILTLVVMGSLPLYALLSVVITPAIRARLNEKFNRGAENQSFLVEAVSGIQTVKALAVEPPLLRKWEEQLAGYVKASFRAANLMNVAGQTATFIQKVTTVSVLWLGAYRVINGDLTIGQLIAFTMLSAQVTGPLLRLVNLWQEFQQVGISVQRLGDILNTQPEPTYSPTRTMLPQVNGQIVFEDVTFRYRPSSSEALRKVSFAVSPGQVIGLVGRSGSGKSTIAKLIQRLYVPERGRILVDGVDLAQVDPAWLRRQVGVVLQENFLFNSSVRDNIALTDPGLAMEQVIQAAKLAGAHEFILELPEGYDTLVGEHGCSLSGGQRQRIAIARALVANPRILIFDEATSALDYESEAIIQQNMAQISRGRTVFIIAHRLTTVRPAHRIYVVEKGEIVEQGSHEELLRVKGFYARLQSHQDGYAAVKRET; via the coding sequence ATGCAGGCCGACATAGCGAGGCTTCCTCCTTCTCCTTCTGATTCAGCACCGCCATCTGCTGCCGCGGGAGTTACGGATACGGGCCTGATCTGCCTGTTGATCCTGGCCCGGTTCTACGACCTGCCGGCGGACGGCTCGCAGCTGCGCCATCAGTTTGCGCAATCCAACCAGCTGATCTCAGACACCGAACTTCTCCGCGCTGCCAAACACATCGGTCTCAAAGCCGGTGTGCTGAAGAGCCGGTGGGCCAAGCTGCCTGGGACGCCCTTTCCGGCGATCGCCAAGCGCACTGATGGGCGCTATGTCGTCTTGGCGAAAATCGAAGGTGACAAGGCGCTGGTCCAGGATCCGGTGGAAGCTCGCCCGCTCGTGCTCTCTCGCGAACAGTTCGAATCGGCTTGGACGGGAGAGTTGCTGCTCTTTACCAAGAGGGCGAATCTACGTTTGCAAGACCTCAAGTTCGACTTCACCTGGTTTATCCCAGCACTCGTCAAGTACCGAAAGTTTTTGGGCGAGGTGCTGGTCGCGTCGTTCTTCTTGCAGCTCTTTGCGCTCCTGACACCGCTGTTCACCCAAGTCGTCATCGACAAGGTGCTGGTCCATAAGGGGTTCACCACGCTCTATGTGTTGGCGGTCGGCATGATCGCCCTGGCGCTCTTCGATGCGGTCTTGGGTGGGCTGCGGACCTATCTCTTCTCTCATACGACGAACCGGATCGATGTCGGGCTCGGTGCGCAGTTGTTCCGCCATGTCCTGGCGCTCCCGTTGGCCTACTTCGAGGCGCGCCGGGTGGGCGACACGGTGGCTCGGGTTCGTGAACTGGAGCATATCCGCCAATTCTTGACGAGCCATTCCGTGACGGTGGTGCTCGACCTGTTCTTTACCGTCGTCTTTCTCGCCGTCATGTGGTTCTACAGCCCCATCCTCACGCTGGTCGTGATGGGCTCGTTGCCGCTCTACGCTCTGTTATCTGTGGTTATCACACCGGCGATCCGAGCCAGGCTGAATGAAAAGTTCAATCGTGGCGCGGAGAACCAGTCGTTTTTGGTGGAGGCGGTCAGTGGAATTCAGACGGTAAAAGCTCTGGCGGTGGAGCCGCCCTTGTTACGGAAATGGGAGGAACAGCTGGCGGGGTATGTGAAGGCAAGCTTTCGCGCCGCCAATCTGATGAACGTGGCCGGCCAGACCGCGACATTCATTCAGAAGGTCACTACCGTTTCCGTACTCTGGCTGGGGGCCTATCGAGTGATCAATGGGGATCTGACGATCGGGCAACTGATTGCCTTTACGATGCTTTCGGCTCAAGTGACGGGTCCGTTGCTGCGCCTCGTGAATCTCTGGCAGGAGTTTCAACAAGTCGGCATCTCTGTGCAGCGGTTGGGGGATATCCTCAATACGCAGCCGGAGCCTACCTACAGTCCAACCAGGACCATGCTTCCCCAAGTCAACGGACAGATTGTGTTCGAGGACGTGACTTTTCGTTATCGGCCCAGTAGTTCGGAAGCGCTCCGCAAAGTATCGTTCGCTGTGTCGCCAGGCCAGGTGATCGGGCTTGTCGGTCGGTCAGGCTCCGGCAAAAGTACCATCGCTAAGTTGATTCAACGGCTCTATGTGCCGGAGCGGGGACGTATTCTGGTGGACGGGGTGGACCTTGCGCAGGTGGACCCGGCCTGGCTTCGCCGGCAGGTGGGCGTGGTGCTTCAGGAAAACTTTCTCTTCAACAGCTCCGTGCGCGACAACATTGCGCTGACCGATCCAGGTCTGGCGATGGAGCAGGTGATCCAGGCGGCCAAGCTGGCTGGCGCGCACGAATTCATCCTCGAGTTACCTGAAGGCTATGATACCCTGGTGGGCGAGCATGGCTGCTCGCTGTCCGGCGGGCAACGGCAGCGGATCGCGATTGCCCGAGCGTTGGTCGCAAATCCGCGTATTCTGATCTTCGATGAAGCGACAAGCGCGCTGGACTATGAATCCGAGGCGATCATCCAGCAAAACATGGCACAGATCAGCAGGGGGCGGACCGTATTTATCATCGCCCACCGACTCACCACAGTTCGGCCGGCGCATCGGATTTACGTGGTGGAAAAGGGCGAAATTGTCGAGCAGGGTTCTCACGAAGAGTTGCTGCGCGTGAAGGGGTTTTATGCGCGCTTGCAGTCCCATCAGGATGGCTATGCGGCAGTGAAGCGTGAAACGTGA
- a CDS encoding iron-containing redox enzyme family protein yields MTKSRFQEELLRIMDRKHHWAWPAFADGTVTVDQLARHFQQEYGVYVRDFPVFLAHIYGQNPPAPVRRMLAENIYEEDTGGLSLGKSHPELFLTMMAGLGLPARDFENVRLLPAGRRYRAWVDRASKNGDWVIGAAALTVFVEGSVKDRAEIADPSKPKTGEEIEAIVQRHSLVKYHGLSPDSMDLIRAHQMVESGHRHDAYTMVVNYATTQTQQQAVLRCLKKCLTLWQAYRDAVAKACGLKKSSR; encoded by the coding sequence ATGACGAAAAGCCGATTCCAAGAAGAACTCTTGCGCATCATGGACCGCAAGCACCACTGGGCTTGGCCGGCATTCGCTGACGGGACGGTCACTGTCGATCAACTTGCACGACACTTTCAACAAGAATACGGCGTGTACGTACGTGACTTCCCCGTTTTCCTCGCTCACATTTACGGACAGAATCCCCCTGCGCCTGTTCGCCGCATGCTCGCCGAAAACATCTACGAAGAAGACACGGGCGGTCTCTCGTTGGGAAAGTCGCACCCGGAATTGTTCCTGACCATGATGGCAGGACTTGGTTTGCCTGCTCGTGACTTCGAGAACGTGCGCCTCCTCCCAGCCGGCCGACGTTACCGCGCCTGGGTGGACCGCGCCTCGAAGAACGGCGACTGGGTCATCGGAGCAGCGGCCCTCACCGTCTTCGTGGAAGGCAGCGTGAAGGACCGCGCTGAAATCGCCGACCCCTCCAAGCCCAAGACCGGAGAGGAAATCGAAGCCATCGTCCAACGTCATTCACTGGTGAAGTACCACGGCCTGTCCCCCGATTCCATGGATCTGATTCGCGCACATCAGATGGTCGAATCCGGCCATCGCCACGACGCCTACACCATGGTGGTGAATTACGCCACAACACAAACCCAACAACAGGCAGTACTCCGTTGCCTCAAGAAGTGCCTGACCCTCTGGCAGGCCTATCGCGACGCAGTTGCCAAAGCCTGTGGTTTAAAAAAATCTTCAAGGTGA
- a CDS encoding HlyD family type I secretion periplasmic adaptor subunit, which translates to MAFGTFARHWMVWKAAWQAEAERGSGTLGAGCLTPSSAPEFLPAVLEIQQAPPSPIGRAILWTILAVFTAGVLWATFGRIDIVATAQGKIIPSGYSKVIQPYEAGVIAAIHVQNGQSVKRGDVLIELDPTLNRADRDRVANEYRAAKVDAARLRALIAGSSGFESPTDGNPEYVNLQRQVLRDQLAEYQARAASAQHLIDQRKAGIAQTRENIRRLEATVPIETERVETYKKLLDQQAASRMDFLQAEEQRIDKTQELAGQRKKLLQDQSALAETQKNYQVLVSEFQQSKQMELSTTETKVASLAQEVTKAGQKADFQRLAAPIDGVVQQVAVHTVGGVVTPAQALLIVVPQDHPVEVEAQVDNKDVGFVKAGQVVEVKVETFTFTLYGTIPGKVLSISDDAAPIEKVGLVYPTRVSMDRATIQVEGKQVPLSPGMAVTVEIKTGKRRVIEYLLSPLLKSVQESLRER; encoded by the coding sequence ATGGCATTCGGCACATTCGCGCGGCATTGGATGGTATGGAAGGCAGCGTGGCAGGCCGAGGCGGAAAGGGGGTCAGGCACCTTGGGTGCAGGGTGCCTGACCCCCTCGTCCGCCCCGGAGTTCCTGCCTGCTGTGCTGGAAATTCAGCAGGCGCCGCCCTCGCCCATCGGGCGTGCAATCCTCTGGACCATCCTGGCGGTCTTCACCGCTGGAGTGTTGTGGGCGACATTCGGGCGGATCGATATTGTCGCCACGGCGCAGGGCAAGATCATTCCGAGCGGCTATTCAAAGGTCATTCAGCCCTATGAGGCGGGGGTGATCGCGGCGATTCATGTGCAGAATGGACAATCGGTTAAGCGCGGAGACGTGCTGATCGAGCTGGATCCAACGTTGAACCGGGCCGATCGCGATCGGGTTGCCAACGAATATCGGGCGGCGAAGGTTGACGCGGCGCGGCTCCGTGCGCTCATTGCCGGTAGCTCCGGCTTCGAATCTCCTACCGATGGAAATCCTGAGTACGTGAACTTGCAACGACAGGTCTTGAGAGATCAGCTGGCCGAATACCAGGCCCGGGCTGCCTCGGCACAACACCTGATTGACCAGCGCAAGGCGGGGATTGCGCAGACGCGTGAGAATATTCGCCGGTTGGAAGCGACGGTTCCTATAGAGACTGAGCGGGTAGAGACCTACAAAAAACTCCTCGACCAGCAGGCGGCGTCGAGGATGGATTTTTTGCAAGCTGAGGAGCAGCGGATCGACAAAACGCAGGAATTGGCGGGGCAGCGCAAGAAGCTCCTGCAAGATCAATCCGCGCTCGCGGAAACCCAAAAAAACTATCAGGTCCTTGTGTCCGAGTTCCAGCAATCCAAACAGATGGAGCTCTCGACGACGGAGACCAAGGTGGCGTCGCTGGCGCAGGAGGTGACGAAGGCTGGACAGAAGGCGGACTTTCAGCGGCTGGCAGCCCCGATTGATGGGGTCGTGCAGCAAGTGGCTGTCCATACAGTGGGCGGCGTCGTCACGCCGGCGCAGGCGCTGCTCATCGTGGTCCCGCAGGATCATCCGGTCGAAGTCGAAGCGCAGGTCGACAATAAAGATGTCGGATTCGTGAAGGCAGGGCAGGTGGTGGAGGTGAAAGTGGAAACGTTTACCTTCACCCTCTATGGGACCATACCAGGCAAGGTCCTGAGCATTTCAGACGATGCGGCCCCGATCGAAAAAGTCGGCTTGGTCTATCCAACGCGAGTGAGCATGGACCGGGCGACAATCCAGGTGGAGGGCAAGCAGGTGCCTCTCTCCCCAGGGATGGCGGTGACAGTGGAAATCAAAACCGGTAAACGGCGCGTCATTGAATATCTGCTGAGTCCGTTGCTGAAGTCGGTACAGGAAAGTCTGAGAGAGCGATAG
- a CDS encoding DUF2007 domain-containing protein: MARTGGRFDPGGYDMPMIRLTEPQSMGELAMITSLLEGSGIPYVVQNEHMSSLYPGLPILNSSVMVDERDQVNANMLLSRLRLEVRDVSL, translated from the coding sequence ATGGCACGTACTGGTGGTCGGTTTGATCCTGGAGGGTACGACATGCCGATGATTCGTCTCACTGAGCCACAGAGCATGGGGGAGCTGGCGATGATCACCAGCTTATTGGAGGGGAGCGGTATTCCCTACGTGGTTCAGAACGAGCATATGAGTAGCCTCTATCCTGGACTCCCCATTCTCAACTCGAGTGTGATGGTGGACGAGCGCGATCAGGTCAACGCAAACATGTTGCTGAGCCGATTACGGCTGGAGGTGCGTGATGTCTCATTGTAG